GTGCCTATTGTACATAAAGAGGTAGCAGCTTTACTAAAGGTAATAACAAAGGCATCTAAGAGTAAAAGGATTTTAGAAGTTGGTGCAGCTGTGGGGTATTCTAGTATTTTGCTCTGTCAAGCGGCAGGAGATGGGGCAAAGGTGACTACCATAGAGAGAAATGAAAAAAGAGCAGAAGAGGCAAGAGTAAATATTGAGAAACTAGGGCTTAGCAACAACATTCAAGTCATTGAAGGGGATGCGCAAGAAGTTTTAAACTTTTTGCAAGGGACTTATGATTTAGTTTTTTTAGATGGAGCAAAGGGACATTATAAAGAAATGCTAGAGCAATGTATTAACCTGCTTAAGGTTGGAGGTATACTCATATCAGATAACATCCTATTTAAAGGGATGGTGGCCAATGATGACTTAGTAGTAAGGCGCAAAAGAACCATAGTAAATCGTATGAGGGAATATTTGCAATACATCTGTAATCATCCCCAATTAGATACATCTATTATTCCAATAGGAGATGGTGTAGCCATAAGTTATAAGAAGTTGGAGGAATCAAAATGAAAAAAGTTGAACTATTAGCACCAGCAGGGGACTTAGAAAGATTAAAGATAGCCGTTATCTATGGTGCTGATGCCGTCTATCTAGGGGGAGAAATTTTTGGATTAAGGGCAGCAGCTAAAAACTTTAACTTAGAGGATCTGGAGGAAGGCGTAAAATTTGCCCATCAAAGAGGAGTAAAGGTTTTTGTTACCACGAATATTATCCCCCACAATGAAGACCTAGAGGCTTTGCCTCAGTATTTAAGGGAAATAGAAAAAGTAGGGGTAGACGGGGTAATTGTATCAGACCCTGGAACCTTTGCTATTATCAGAGAAACCGTCCCGAATGTGGAGGTGCATATAAGCACGCAGGCAAATAACACAAATCATAGCACAGTAACCTTTTGGCATAAGTTGGGAGCTAAGCGGGTTGTATTAGCTAGGGAGCTGTCCTTTGATGAAATCAAGGAAATTAGAAAACATATTTCTAATGAAATTGAATTAGAGGCATTTGTTCATGGGGCCATGTGTATTTCCTATTCTGGCAGATGTCTTCTCAGCAATTACATGGCTGGAAGGGACGCAAATCGTGGGGAATGTGCCCATCCATGCCGTTGGAATTATTATCTAGTAGAAGAAAAAAGACCTGGAGAATACATGCCCATCATAGAAGACGAAAAGGGTAGCTATATTATGAATTCTAAAGATCTTTGCATGATTGAATATATTCCAGAGTTGATAGAATCTGGTATAAATAGCTTGAAGATTGAAGGCAGAATGAAGACAACCTACTACGTGGCTACCATTATTAGGGCTTATCGTATGGCTATTGATGCTTATTATGATAATCCGAAAGAATGGAAGTGCTTACCAGAATGGTTGCGGGAAATTAAAAAAGCAAGTCACAGAGATTTTACCACTGGGTTTTATTTAGATAAGCCTGATCATAAAGAGCATATCTATGGAGATAAATCCTATATAAGAGGTTATAGCTTTATTGGTATGATAAAAGCATATGATGAAACAACACAAATTGCTACTGTGCAGCAAAGAAATCGCTTCTTTTCAGGAGATGATATAGAGATCATAGGACCAAGTAAAGAAGTGATAAAGATGAAGATTGAGAAAATGTGGAATGAAGAAGGAGAGGAAATAGAAGTGGCACCTCATCCTAAGCAAATTGTAAAATTTAAAGTAAAACATAAAGTAGAACCCTACTACATTCTTAGAAGGGAAAGAGCAGAAGAAGAAAATGAAGAGAGGTAGTACAAAAGCGTAAATGGTTTAATCCCCTGTAGATTTGGTGATAATAAAAAAAAATACAGGGGGTTTTTTATGAGGAGAGCACAAAAAAAAGAAAAGAAAAAAGAATTGGTTTACATAAAAAGATTATGGTTTATAGGAATTGTAAGTACCATGATGATTTTACTATTAATGATGCGGCTCTTTTATATACAAGTGATGCAGTATGATTTTTATCTAAAGGAAGTGAATAAACAAAGGCAAATCAACATTCCTATCAATAGTGGAAGAGGCATGATTTTTGATCGTAATCTTATCCCCTTGACAGAGCGTGAAGAAGAAAAGGTTGTTGTGATTTTTCCTCAACTATTTATCCCTAATGAAGAAAATTTAGGGTTTTTAAGTGAAATTACTGGGGAAGCAAAAGATGAATTAAGCAATAGAATAAATCAGGCCAGTTATCCCATCGAAATTTCTATTGCTAAGGAAATTGATTGGGGAGATAGAAGAGTACTTGGCACAAGAGGGTTGTTTGTTATTGGCAAGAGACAAAGATATGAAAACTTTCCACTTCTAACCCATGTAATCGGCTATATCAATCAAGTAGATAAAAAGGGTATGGCAGGCATTGAAAAGGCTTTAGATCCAATTTTGATGGGAAGTTTAGGGGATAGCTTAGTTGCAACATTGGATGGAAGGAAACGGTTTTTACCGGGAGAAGGATTTTCAGTTGCTAGCAACACAATGAAGCAAAATGACATTCGTCTCACCATTGATTATCACCTTCAAAAAGTGGTGGAAGAGGTGATAGATCAGCATAAAAAAAATGGTGCTATTATTCTTTCAGACATAGAAACTGGGGAAATATTAGCCCTTGTCAGTAGACCTAATTATAATCCTAATACAATATTAAAGCATATCAACAGCAGCGGAGATGAACTTTATAACAAAGCCATACAAATGACCTTTCCACCAGGCTCTGTATTTAAAATTGTCGTGGCAGCGGAAGCTATAGAAAAGGGTGCGGTTGCTTTGGATGACGTATTCTATTGCAGTGGCTCGGAGGAAATTGGCAGCATTGAGATAAAGTGCAATGCTCATGACAAGGGAGGGAACGAAGAAATCACCTTTGAAAGGGCCTTTGCAGAATCCTGTAACTCCACTTTTATTCAGCTAGGACAGAGGCTAGGGGCAGAAAACCTTATGGAAATGGCAAAGAATTTGGGCTTAGGTGAGGTGGTTGGTATAGGATTACTGGAGGAGGAAAAGGGAAGTTTACCTGCTGAAGATCACTTGTTGGGACCCGCTATAGGAAATATATCTATTGGGCAAGGGGATATTGAAGTTACTCCCCTGCAAATTAATCAATTGACGCAAATTATTGCTAACAATGGGATAAAACAACCTTTGGTTTTGTTGAGGGATATTTTAGATAATTATACTACTGTGCAGAGCTTTGAAACTAAGGAGAATAAAAGAGTGTTATCGGAAAAGACCGCCAAGACCCTCCAGCAGATGATGCATTCGGTTATGACGGTAGGAACAGGAAGAAACATAGGAGAACTTGCCAGTATCACTGCTGGAAAAACCGGCACAGCTCAATCTTCACAAAAAGGAAAAAGTGTTTTACATGCTTGGTTTACAGGATATTATCCAGTAAATCATCCTAAGTATGCCATTACTGTATTAATACAAGAAGGAGGATCGGGAGGAAGGGTAGCAGTTCCTATATTCAAGGAAATACTAGAAAAAATGATATATCTGGGTTATTATAAGTAGTGTAAAAAAAGGATCAAGACTGACAATCTCAATTAAAAAAGTACGTGCACATATAGATCTTCCCCAACATATTATTTAGAGGGACCTATTTTACGGGTTTTAAGGGGGATGATAGATATGTTATGTATTTTAACAGAATTATTCATGACAATGGTAAAACCATTTTTATTTAGTCTATCCTATATATCCAGTAACATTTCTTTTCCACAACCACTTACACCAGAAGAAGAGGAGATGTATCTAGAACGCTATGAACAAGGTGATGAGGAAGCTAGAAATGTATTAGTAGAAAGAAATCTCCGATTGGTAGCACATATCGTTAAAAAGTATGGGAATATAGGCTGCGATGTGGATGATTTAATTTCTATTGGAACCATTGGATTAATTAAAGGGATTACTACCTTCGATAGAAACAAAGGCACGAGATTAGCTACATATGCGGCTCGATGCATAGAAAATGAGATTCTCATGACGATCCGTGCTAGCAAGAAAATAAAAACAGAAGTATCTTTACAGGACCCTATTGGTGTGGACAGGGAGGGAAATGAAATCTCCCTAATAGATATTTTGGGAACAGAACCAGATGAAGTATTAAATGAAGTAGAATTAAAAATGCAAGTGAAGAAACTGTATAAAAAAATGGCTAGTGTATTGAAAAAAAGAGAGTTGATGGTGTTGGAGTTAAGATATGGTATATCTAATGGTGGTAGGAAAACCCAAAGAGAAATAGCAAAACTTTTAGGTATTTCTAGATCTTATGTTTCGAGAATAGAGAAAAGAGCTATTAAAAAATTATATAAATCCTTTGATATGAAGGAGTAAAATTATAGAATAAATATCTAGATCGTTTTCTATCTAGATATTTATTCTTATTTGTGTCGAATCATAGAAATTCATTTAGAAAAAATAAGGAAAATGTTGAAATTTACTTATTTCCAAGGAAATAAGAGCAACCAAAGAACCATTCCTTAAGGGCAAATATAATGAAGATTTCCTACAATATTTACCACTTAGTTTGTGGTATAATGATATTAATTACTTAAGTATGCAGGGTAAATGATCTGTCTAAAAAGTAGTTGTTTAACCAAATCTATTATAGTAAGGTAGGGAATGCTATGGATAAACATAAAGGCTATTTAGGAGGAAGGACCTGTAGAAGGTGTAAAAAAATTATAAACGAAAAATCTTTATATGACTATTGCGCTGAATGCTACAAAAAAGTTGAAGATGTTTTCAATAGCATTAGAGAATATTTAAGGGAATATCCTGGGGCAACCGCTTTTGAGATGGAGCAAAGACTAGGAATTCCTATACATGTAATTAACAACTTTGTTAGAGATGGCAGATTGATAGAAATACCTAATGCCTATCTAAATATGGAATGTCTTCGATGTGGCTGTCTTTTGATTTCTGCCCATCATAAATATTGCCCTGTTTGTGAAATCGCTATAAAAAAGGAATTAGAAAAAGCGAAGGAGTCTTTGACTATAAGTATGGAAAAAAGTGAAAATGAAGGTGCTAAAATGCATTACAAAGCTCATACAAGAAAGAGTGACTAGAAAAACTTTTGTAGCAGCAGTTTAAATTTTATTATTTTCTCTAATAATAAGAGGGATAGATGGAGAAAAAATAAGCTATAGAGGATATGATGAGGTGAAGAAATGAAACTTTTAACGCCAGACTTATATGTAGAATCTATACTGCATTTAGATTTGGAAAAACTAAAAACACGAAATATAAAGGGTTTGATCATTGATATTGATAATACATTGGTGGCATGGGATATTAAATACGCAAGTGAAGAAGCCAAGGAATGGCTGCTTAACCTAAAAAAAGAAGGTTTTGAGGTATGTCTTGTGTCCAATAACACAGAGGATAGGGTGGTTACTTTTAATGAAGCATTGCAGTTGCCAGCTATTCATCGTGCCACGAAACCTAGGCGAGGCGCTTTTAGAAAGGCTATGAGAAAGATGGGAACAGATGTACATAATACAGCAGTAATAGGAGATCAAATATTTACTGATGTTCTAGGCGGCAATAGAATGGGCCTGTTTACAGTTTTAGTGGTGCCAATAGAAAGTAAAGAATTTTGGTGGACAACTCTGGTAAGAAAGGTTGAAAGACATGTTTTAAGGGTGGTATTAAAGGAGCATAGGGGGGACTAAGTAAGATGAAAGGGAGTATTAATGGAAAGACGAAAACGATATGTTTACTGGGAAATCCGGTGGAACACAGTTTTTCTCCTGTTATACATAACTATGGATTTGATCAACAAGGTATAAATTGTGTTTATGTAAATCATAAGGTAGAGGATGAAGATTTAAAGGCAGCAGTTGAAGGGATGAAGGCGCTGGGCTATTTGGGCTGTAATGTAACCTACCCACATAAAATAAACATTATGAACTACTTAGATGAACTGACGGAAGAAGCTAGGCTTATTGGTGCTGTCAATACTGTAAAAAACCAAAATGGAAGGTTCGTTGGATATAATACTGATGGTATGGGATTTGTA
The sequence above is drawn from the Clostridium formicaceticum genome and encodes:
- a CDS encoding O-methyltransferase → MSNITEEYVEEYIRELLPDHQGQLKVIEENALENQVPIVHKEVAALLKVITKASKSKRILEVGAAVGYSSILLCQAAGDGAKVTTIERNEKRAEEARVNIEKLGLSNNIQVIEGDAQEVLNFLQGTYDLVFLDGAKGHYKEMLEQCINLLKVGGILISDNILFKGMVANDDLVVRRKRTIVNRMREYLQYICNHPQLDTSIIPIGDGVAISYKKLEESK
- a CDS encoding peptidase U32 family protein; the protein is MKKVELLAPAGDLERLKIAVIYGADAVYLGGEIFGLRAAAKNFNLEDLEEGVKFAHQRGVKVFVTTNIIPHNEDLEALPQYLREIEKVGVDGVIVSDPGTFAIIRETVPNVEVHISTQANNTNHSTVTFWHKLGAKRVVLARELSFDEIKEIRKHISNEIELEAFVHGAMCISYSGRCLLSNYMAGRDANRGECAHPCRWNYYLVEEKRPGEYMPIIEDEKGSYIMNSKDLCMIEYIPELIESGINSLKIEGRMKTTYYVATIIRAYRMAIDAYYDNPKEWKCLPEWLREIKKASHRDFTTGFYLDKPDHKEHIYGDKSYIRGYSFIGMIKAYDETTQIATVQQRNRFFSGDDIEIIGPSKEVIKMKIEKMWNEEGEEIEVAPHPKQIVKFKVKHKVEPYYILRRERAEEENEER
- a CDS encoding peptidoglycan D,D-transpeptidase FtsI family protein, with product MRRAQKKEKKKELVYIKRLWFIGIVSTMMILLLMMRLFYIQVMQYDFYLKEVNKQRQINIPINSGRGMIFDRNLIPLTEREEEKVVVIFPQLFIPNEENLGFLSEITGEAKDELSNRINQASYPIEISIAKEIDWGDRRVLGTRGLFVIGKRQRYENFPLLTHVIGYINQVDKKGMAGIEKALDPILMGSLGDSLVATLDGRKRFLPGEGFSVASNTMKQNDIRLTIDYHLQKVVEEVIDQHKKNGAIILSDIETGEILALVSRPNYNPNTILKHINSSGDELYNKAIQMTFPPGSVFKIVVAAEAIEKGAVALDDVFYCSGSEEIGSIEIKCNAHDKGGNEEITFERAFAESCNSTFIQLGQRLGAENLMEMAKNLGLGEVVGIGLLEEEKGSLPAEDHLLGPAIGNISIGQGDIEVTPLQINQLTQIIANNGIKQPLVLLRDILDNYTTVQSFETKENKRVLSEKTAKTLQQMMHSVMTVGTGRNIGELASITAGKTGTAQSSQKGKSVLHAWFTGYYPVNHPKYAITVLIQEGGSGGRVAVPIFKEILEKMIYLGYYK
- the sigK gene encoding RNA polymerase sporulation sigma factor SigK produces the protein MLCILTELFMTMVKPFLFSLSYISSNISFPQPLTPEEEEMYLERYEQGDEEARNVLVERNLRLVAHIVKKYGNIGCDVDDLISIGTIGLIKGITTFDRNKGTRLATYAARCIENEILMTIRASKKIKTEVSLQDPIGVDREGNEISLIDILGTEPDEVLNEVELKMQVKKLYKKMASVLKKRELMVLELRYGISNGGRKTQREIAKLLGISRSYVSRIEKRAIKKLYKSFDMKE
- a CDS encoding YqeG family HAD IIIA-type phosphatase, with product MKLLTPDLYVESILHLDLEKLKTRNIKGLIIDIDNTLVAWDIKYASEEAKEWLLNLKKEGFEVCLVSNNTEDRVVTFNEALQLPAIHRATKPRRGAFRKAMRKMGTDVHNTAVIGDQIFTDVLGGNRMGLFTVLVVPIESKEFWWTTLVRKVERHVLRVVLKEHRGD